In the Jatrophihabitans endophyticus genome, one interval contains:
- the dnaA gene encoding chromosomal replication initiator protein DnaA, with product MDDSAELVAAWNRIGPRFDEPSIPPQQRAWIGLTRPLGLIEGTALLAAPNDFAKEFLENRLLATIASMLGDELQREIRVAVTVEASEPSTTTSGSLPTVKLGGDGATVGRTGPPPTGAARFSGDLAGDDLGDLGDDDLDDEYAPAGRGYEDRRAGGYDGARPIETARGYRPRHSDNDREQDSRLNPKYTLDTFVIGSSNRFTHAAAVAVAEAPARAYNPLFIYGASGLGKTHLLHAIGHYAQRLQPGLRTRYVSSEEFTNDFINSVRDDKMQAFQNRYRSVDLLLIDDIQFLERAERTQEEFFHTFNTLHNQSKQIVISSDKSPRQLSSLEDRLRTRFEWGLISDVQAPDLETRIAILRKKAAQEGMSPPPDVLEYIASRIQSNIRELEGALIRVTAFANLNRQAVELGLAEMVLKDLVGESDDPEINAATIMAVTAEYFSISMDDLVGSSRSRTLVGARQIAMYLCRELTDLSLPKIGERFGGRDHTTVMHAERKVRGLMTEKHAVFNQIAELTSRIKARARA from the coding sequence GTGGACGACAGTGCCGAACTCGTCGCAGCGTGGAACCGGATCGGGCCCCGGTTCGACGAGCCGTCCATCCCTCCCCAGCAGCGGGCCTGGATCGGGTTGACCCGGCCCCTCGGGCTCATCGAGGGCACGGCCCTGCTGGCGGCACCGAACGACTTCGCCAAGGAGTTCCTGGAGAACCGACTCCTCGCGACGATCGCCTCCATGCTCGGCGACGAGCTGCAGCGCGAGATCCGGGTCGCGGTCACCGTCGAGGCCAGCGAGCCGTCGACCACGACGAGCGGGTCGTTGCCGACGGTGAAGCTCGGCGGCGACGGTGCGACCGTCGGTCGCACCGGTCCCCCGCCCACCGGCGCGGCGCGATTCAGCGGTGACCTGGCGGGTGACGACCTCGGCGACCTCGGCGACGACGACCTCGACGACGAGTACGCGCCCGCCGGCCGCGGCTACGAGGACCGGCGGGCGGGCGGGTACGACGGAGCCCGCCCGATCGAGACGGCACGCGGGTACCGGCCGCGCCATTCCGACAACGATCGCGAGCAGGACTCCCGGCTCAACCCGAAGTACACCCTCGACACCTTCGTCATCGGCTCGAGCAACCGGTTCACGCACGCCGCGGCGGTCGCGGTCGCCGAGGCGCCGGCGCGTGCCTACAACCCGCTGTTCATCTACGGCGCCTCGGGACTGGGCAAGACGCACCTGCTGCACGCGATCGGCCACTACGCGCAACGGCTGCAGCCGGGGCTGCGTACGCGCTACGTGTCGAGCGAGGAGTTCACCAACGACTTCATCAACTCGGTGCGCGACGACAAGATGCAGGCGTTCCAGAACCGGTACCGCTCGGTCGACCTGCTGCTCATCGACGACATCCAGTTCCTCGAGCGCGCGGAGCGCACGCAGGAGGAGTTCTTCCACACCTTCAACACGCTGCACAACCAGAGCAAGCAGATCGTCATCAGCTCCGACAAGTCGCCGCGGCAGCTGAGCTCGCTCGAGGACCGGTTGCGCACCCGCTTCGAGTGGGGCCTCATCAGCGACGTCCAGGCCCCCGACCTCGAGACGCGCATCGCCATCCTGCGCAAGAAGGCCGCCCAGGAGGGCATGAGCCCGCCGCCGGACGTGCTCGAGTACATCGCGTCGCGGATCCAGAGCAACATCCGCGAGCTCGAGGGCGCGCTGATCCGCGTCACCGCCTTCGCCAACCTCAACCGGCAGGCCGTCGAACTCGGATTGGCCGAGATGGTGTTGAAGGATCTCGTCGGCGAGTCCGACGACCCGGAGATCAACGCCGCGACGATCATGGCTGTGACGGCCGAGTACTTCTCGATCAGCATGGACGATCTCGTCGGCAGCTCGCGCAGCCGCACGCTCGTCGGCGCTCGCCAGATCGCGATGTACCTGTGCCGCGAGCTCACCGACCTCTCGCTCCCCAAGATCGGCGAGCGCTTCGGCGGCCGCGACCACACCACGGTGATGCACGCCGAGCGCAAGGTCCGCGGCCTCATGACCGAGAAGCACGCGGTCTTCAACCAGATCGCCGAGCTCACCAGCCGGATCAAGGCCCGGGCCCGGGCGTGA
- the gyrB gene encoding DNA topoisomerase (ATP-hydrolyzing) subunit B — protein MTSSPATSSPKSKAAKDAYTGSSITVLEGLEAVRKRPGMYIGSTSARGLHHLVWEVVDNSVDEALGGHADRIEVSLLADGGVRVKDNGRGMPVDMHPTQKKPAVEVILTVLHAGGKFDGKAYAVSGGLHGVGVSVVNALSNRLEVEIERDGFVWSQPYVDQKPAAPLHKGDASKKHGTTVTFWADPDIFETTKYDFETIRRRIQEYAFLNKGLTIVLRDERVDEIVEEDDAQIGSTEAKVKPKQAREVVYCYENGIADFVKHINRTSDKEAIHKDVIYFAEEDKDKAMSVEIAMQWNKSFAESVHTFANTIATIEGGTHEEGFRAALTGVVNNWAVEKKMVKDTKEDRLTGDDIREGLAAIISIKLGEPQFEGQTKTKLGNSAAKTFVQSASRVWLEDWFNRNPTEAKTIVTKMTQAARARKAAQQARKLARKNALDTFGMPGKLADCRSTDPGESELYIVEGDSAGGSAKSCRESRFQAILPIRGKIINVEKSRIDRVLKNNEVQSLITALGTGIHDDFDLSKLRYHKIVLMADADVDGQHITTLLLTLLFRFMRPLIEAGHVYLAAPPLYKIKWQKGDPDYAYSDKERDALIQAGQEGNRKLAKEDAIQRYKGLGEMNATELWETTMDPANRILRLVTLDDAATADELFSVLMGEDVEARRSFIIRNAKDVRFLDI, from the coding sequence GTGACCAGCAGTCCCGCGACGAGTTCCCCGAAGAGCAAGGCCGCCAAGGACGCCTACACCGGCAGCTCGATCACCGTCCTCGAGGGTCTCGAGGCGGTGCGCAAGCGCCCCGGCATGTACATCGGCTCCACGTCGGCCCGCGGACTGCACCACCTGGTGTGGGAGGTCGTCGACAACTCCGTCGACGAGGCCCTCGGTGGCCACGCCGACCGCATCGAGGTCTCGCTGCTCGCCGACGGTGGCGTCCGGGTGAAGGACAACGGCCGCGGCATGCCGGTCGACATGCACCCGACGCAGAAGAAGCCGGCCGTCGAGGTCATCCTCACCGTGCTGCACGCCGGCGGGAAGTTCGACGGCAAGGCCTACGCCGTCTCCGGCGGCCTGCACGGTGTCGGTGTCTCGGTGGTCAACGCGCTCAGCAACCGGCTCGAGGTCGAGATCGAGCGCGACGGCTTCGTGTGGTCGCAGCCCTACGTCGACCAGAAGCCGGCAGCGCCGCTGCACAAGGGCGACGCGTCCAAGAAGCACGGCACGACGGTCACCTTCTGGGCCGACCCGGACATCTTCGAGACCACGAAGTACGACTTCGAGACCATCCGCCGTCGCATCCAGGAGTACGCGTTCCTGAACAAGGGACTGACGATCGTCCTGCGCGACGAGCGGGTCGACGAGATCGTCGAGGAGGACGACGCGCAGATCGGCTCGACCGAGGCCAAGGTCAAGCCCAAGCAGGCGCGCGAGGTCGTCTACTGCTACGAGAACGGCATCGCCGACTTCGTCAAGCACATCAACCGCACGAGCGACAAGGAAGCGATCCACAAGGACGTCATCTACTTCGCCGAGGAGGACAAGGACAAGGCGATGTCGGTGGAGATCGCCATGCAGTGGAACAAGTCCTTCGCCGAGAGCGTCCACACCTTCGCGAACACGATCGCGACCATCGAGGGCGGTACGCACGAGGAGGGCTTCCGTGCGGCACTCACCGGCGTCGTCAACAACTGGGCCGTCGAGAAGAAGATGGTCAAGGACACCAAGGAAGACCGGCTGACCGGCGACGACATCCGCGAGGGCCTCGCCGCGATCATCTCGATCAAGCTCGGCGAGCCGCAGTTCGAGGGCCAGACGAAGACCAAGCTGGGCAACTCGGCGGCGAAGACGTTCGTGCAGTCGGCCAGCCGCGTGTGGCTCGAGGACTGGTTCAACCGCAACCCGACCGAGGCCAAGACCATCGTCACGAAGATGACGCAGGCCGCCCGGGCCCGCAAGGCCGCGCAGCAGGCGCGCAAGCTCGCCCGCAAGAACGCGCTGGACACCTTCGGGATGCCCGGCAAGCTGGCCGACTGCCGCTCGACCGATCCCGGGGAGAGCGAGCTCTACATCGTCGAGGGCGACTCGGCCGGTGGCTCGGCCAAGTCCTGCCGGGAGTCGCGCTTCCAGGCGATCCTGCCGATCCGCGGCAAGATCATCAACGTCGAGAAGTCGCGCATCGACCGGGTGCTGAAGAACAACGAGGTGCAGTCGCTCATCACCGCGCTGGGCACCGGCATCCACGACGACTTCGACCTGTCGAAGCTGCGCTATCACAAGATCGTGCTCATGGCCGACGCCGACGTCGACGGCCAGCACATCACCACGCTGTTGCTGACGCTGCTGTTCCGGTTCATGCGTCCGCTGATCGAGGCCGGGCACGTCTACCTCGCCGCGCCGCCGCTCTACAAGATCAAGTGGCAGAAGGGCGACCCGGACTACGCCTACTCCGACAAGGAACGCGACGCGCTGATCCAGGCCGGCCAGGAGGGCAACCGCAAGCTGGCCAAGGAAGACGCGATCCAGCGCTACAAGGGCCTCGGCGAGATGAACGCGACCGAGCTGTGGGAGACGACGATGGATCCCGCCAACCGCATCCTGCGGCTGGTCACGCTCGACGACGCCGCCACCGCCGACGAGCTGTTCTCGGTGCTCATGGGCGAGGACGTCGAGGCGCGGCGTTCGTTCATCATCCGCAACGCGAAGGACGTGCGATTCCTTGACATCTAG
- the yidD gene encoding membrane protein insertion efficiency factor YidD, producing the protein MTAVPGLAAPVAPAVEPTVEPAAVAPRGGPLTRLLLAAIRFYRIGISPLRPPACRYHPSCSAYAVEALEVHGGLRGSWLALRRLLRCHPFHAGGDDPVPPRAGRPASMPEAGTEE; encoded by the coding sequence ATGACCGCGGTCCCCGGCCTGGCCGCGCCGGTCGCGCCGGCCGTGGAGCCGACCGTCGAGCCGGCCGCCGTCGCCCCGCGGGGCGGGCCGCTCACCCGGCTGCTGCTCGCCGCGATCCGCTTCTACCGGATCGGGATCAGCCCGCTGCGTCCGCCGGCGTGCCGCTACCACCCCAGCTGCAGCGCGTACGCCGTCGAGGCGCTCGAGGTGCACGGCGGCCTGCGCGGTTCCTGGCTCGCGCTGCGCCGGCTGCTGCGCTGCCACCCGTTCCATGCCGGCGGCGACGACCCGGTCCCGCCCCGTGCCGGTCGCCCGGCGTCGATGCCGGAAGCCGGAACCGAGGAGTAG
- the dnaN gene encoding DNA polymerase III subunit beta, giving the protein MKFRVERDALADAVTWAARSLASRPTLPVLAGLLLRVDDGHLTVSGFDLEASTEVDLEVSAGESGTALVSGRLLADITRALPPHPVDVAVDGSRLTIACGSARFSLPGMPVDDYPKLPVMPTTAGTVDGAEFAAAVAQVAIAAGRDDTLPMLTGVRLEIDGDRLTLAATDRYRLAVRELTWNPGDPSSANAQVLVPARTLADAAKSLSHSESLTISLSSGGSGEGIIGFSGTTNGRASRTTTRLLDATFPAYRSLLPSEWASSAELAVSPLVEAVRRVALVTDRNAPVRLEFADASVSLTAGGDDEGRAEEQLEVAYDGDGIVTAFNPQFLLDGLSALSSGTARLLFTSSTKPVVLRPADAPAGDGDAPEYTYLIMPVRLPG; this is encoded by the coding sequence GTGAAGTTCCGGGTCGAACGCGACGCCCTGGCCGATGCCGTGACCTGGGCTGCGCGCAGCCTGGCGAGCCGCCCCACCCTGCCGGTCCTCGCCGGGTTGCTGCTGCGGGTCGACGACGGGCACCTCACCGTCTCCGGCTTCGACCTCGAGGCCTCCACCGAGGTCGACCTCGAGGTGAGCGCCGGTGAGTCGGGCACGGCGCTCGTCTCCGGGCGGCTGCTCGCCGACATCACCCGCGCCCTGCCGCCGCACCCCGTCGACGTCGCCGTCGACGGATCGCGGCTGACCATCGCCTGTGGTTCGGCCCGCTTCAGCCTGCCCGGCATGCCCGTCGACGACTACCCGAAGCTGCCGGTCATGCCCACCACCGCGGGCACCGTCGACGGCGCCGAGTTCGCGGCCGCCGTGGCGCAGGTCGCGATCGCGGCCGGGCGCGACGACACGCTGCCGATGCTCACCGGCGTGCGGCTCGAGATCGACGGCGACCGGCTGACCCTCGCGGCGACCGACCGCTACCGACTGGCCGTGCGCGAGCTGACGTGGAACCCCGGCGACCCCTCGTCGGCCAACGCGCAGGTGCTGGTGCCGGCCCGCACGCTCGCCGACGCGGCCAAGAGCCTGTCGCACAGCGAGTCGCTGACGATCTCGCTCTCCTCGGGCGGGTCGGGCGAGGGCATCATCGGCTTCTCCGGCACCACCAACGGCCGTGCCAGCCGCACGACCACCCGGTTGCTCGACGCCACGTTCCCCGCGTACCGCTCGCTGCTGCCCTCGGAATGGGCGTCGAGCGCGGAGCTCGCGGTGTCACCGCTCGTCGAGGCGGTGCGCCGCGTCGCGCTGGTCACCGACCGGAACGCGCCGGTGCGCCTCGAGTTCGCCGATGCATCCGTGTCGCTCACCGCGGGCGGGGACGACGAGGGACGCGCCGAGGAGCAGCTCGAGGTCGCCTACGACGGCGACGGCATCGTCACGGCCTTCAATCCGCAGTTCCTGCTCGACGGGCTCAGCGCCCTGTCGAGCGGCACCGCCCGGTTGCTGTTCACGTCGTCGACCAAGCCCGTCGTGCTGCGTCCCGCGGACGCCCCGGCCGGCGACGGCGACGCGCCCGAGTACACCTACCTGATCATGCCGGTCCGCCTGCCCGGCTGA
- the recF gene encoding DNA replication/repair protein RecF (All proteins in this family for which functions are known are DNA-binding proteins that assist the filamentation of RecA onto DNA for the initiation of recombination or recombinational repair.) codes for MYVRHLSVADFRSWPTAELALEPGANVLLGRNGQGKTNLVEALGYLASLSSHRVSTDAPLIRAGAERAVTRAAVVAADRELRVEVEIVAGRANRAKLGGAPVPRPRDVLGVLRTVLFAPEDLAIVRGDPSERRRFLDELVVARTPRLAGVRADYERVLKQRGALLKSAGGRRGSAARPADLTTLDVWDGHLATHGAELLRARLTTLRALRPHAAAAYAQVAPSSSALRAGYSTSLSTSLPALVDPSDDPDTVPPLDEVREALLAGLAAARPAELDRGVNLVGPHRDDLELALGDLPLRGYASHGEGWSAALSLRLGSYELLRSDAFSGGDPVLVLDDVFAELDAERRAQLALVAAGAEQAIVTAAVEGDVPPGLRGTRFEVGGGTVRRVH; via the coding sequence GTGTACGTCCGCCACCTGTCGGTCGCCGATTTCCGCAGCTGGCCGACGGCCGAGCTCGCACTGGAACCGGGTGCGAACGTGCTGCTCGGGCGCAACGGCCAAGGCAAGACCAACCTGGTCGAGGCGTTGGGCTACCTCGCCTCGCTGAGCAGCCACCGCGTCTCGACCGACGCGCCCCTGATCCGGGCCGGTGCCGAGCGGGCGGTGACCCGCGCCGCGGTGGTCGCCGCCGACCGGGAACTTCGCGTCGAGGTCGAGATCGTGGCCGGCCGGGCCAACCGGGCGAAGCTCGGCGGCGCGCCGGTCCCGCGCCCGCGCGACGTCCTGGGTGTCCTGCGCACCGTCCTCTTCGCGCCCGAGGACCTCGCCATCGTGCGGGGCGACCCGTCGGAACGTCGGCGCTTTCTCGACGAGCTGGTCGTGGCGCGCACCCCGCGACTCGCGGGCGTCCGCGCGGACTACGAGCGGGTGCTCAAGCAACGCGGCGCGCTGCTGAAATCCGCAGGCGGCCGCCGCGGGTCGGCGGCCAGGCCGGCCGACCTCACCACCCTCGACGTGTGGGACGGGCACCTCGCCACCCACGGCGCGGAGCTGCTGCGTGCCCGCCTGACGACACTGCGCGCGCTGCGGCCCCACGCCGCGGCCGCGTACGCCCAGGTCGCGCCGTCCAGCTCGGCCCTTCGCGCCGGCTACTCGACGTCGCTGTCGACATCGCTGCCCGCGCTCGTCGACCCGAGCGACGACCCGGACACCGTTCCCCCGCTCGACGAGGTGCGCGAGGCGTTGCTCGCGGGCCTGGCCGCGGCGCGCCCGGCGGAGTTGGATCGAGGCGTGAACCTCGTCGGCCCGCACCGCGACGACCTCGAGCTCGCCCTCGGCGACCTGCCGCTGCGCGGGTACGCGAGCCACGGTGAGGGCTGGTCGGCGGCGCTGTCGCTGCGCCTCGGCAGTTACGAGTTGCTGCGATCGGACGCCTTCTCCGGCGGCGACCCGGTCCTCGTGCTGGACGACGTGTTCGCCGAGCTCGACGCCGAGCGGCGCGCCCAGCTGGCGCTCGTCGCGGCCGGTGCCGAGCAGGCGATCGTGACCGCTGCGGTCGAGGGCGACGTCCCGCCCGGACTGCGCGGCACCCGCTTCGAGGTCGGCGGCGGGACGGTGCGGCGTGTCCACTGA
- the rnpA gene encoding ribonuclease P protein component: MLPPANRMTRSADFGSVVRGGTRVRTTNVVLHHRSGASSDPTPDAAGAALVGLVVSRSVGGSVVRHRVSRRLRAQLAARLEHLQTGSATVVRALPAAAHASSQQLGADLDRALERVSRR, translated from the coding sequence GTGCTGCCACCGGCCAACCGGATGACGCGCTCGGCCGACTTCGGGTCGGTCGTGCGCGGCGGCACCCGTGTCCGCACCACGAACGTGGTGCTGCACCATCGCAGCGGTGCGTCGTCCGACCCGACGCCCGACGCGGCCGGAGCCGCGCTCGTCGGTCTGGTCGTGTCCCGCAGCGTCGGCGGCAGCGTCGTCCGGCACCGGGTCAGCCGGCGACTCCGGGCCCAGCTCGCCGCGCGGCTCGAACACCTGCAGACCGGCAGTGCCACGGTCGTCCGCGCCCTGCCGGCCGCCGCCCACGCGTCGTCGCAGCAGCTCGGTGCCGACCTCGACCGGGCGCTCGAGCGCGTGTCGCGACGATGA
- the rpmH gene encoding 50S ribosomal protein L34 gives MSKRTYQPNNRRRAKTHGFRLRMRTRAGRAIVSARRRKGRNELSA, from the coding sequence GTGAGCAAGCGCACCTACCAGCCGAACAATCGCCGCCGGGCCAAGACGCACGGTTTCCGGCTGCGCATGCGCACCCGCGCCGGCCGAGCCATCGTCTCGGCGCGCCGCCGCAAGGGTCGTAACGAGCTCTCGGCCTGA
- the gyrA gene encoding DNA gyrase subunit A → MTDTTDTSGFDRIEPVDIQTEMQRSYIDYAMSVIVGRALPDVRDGLKPVHRKILYGMYDSGFRPDRNYVKCGRVVGDVMGNYHPHGDSALYDALVRMAQPWSMRHPLIDPQGNFGSPGNDPAAAYRYTECRLQQLAMAMLQDIDEETVDFVPNYAGNTTEPVILPARFPNLLVNGSEGIAVGMATRIPPHNLREVAAGVTYALDHPDADAAELLEKLIELIQGPDFPTHGLIVGRDGIEDAYRTGRGSIRMRAVVEVEEEKNSTILVVKELPYQVNPDNLLESIAGLVKDGKLAGIRNIHNESSSRVGMRIVITLSRDAVAKVVLNNLYKHTQLQTTFGANMLAIVDGVPRTLRIDQFVQHYVDHQIDVIVRRTRYRLRKAEERAHILRALLKALDQLDAVIALIRNAPSADGARTGLMELLEIDELQATAILDLQLRRLAALERQRIIDEAAEIEAKIADYNDILAKPGRQRQIIRDEMNEVVDKYGDDRRTVIVPHDGDVSMEDLIAREDVVITITRTGYAKRTKTDLYRAQKRGGKGVQGAGLRQDDIVAHFFVTSTHDWILFFTNKGRVYRAKAYELPEANRNARGQHVANLLAFQPGEEIAEVITLKNYEAAPYLVLATKHGLVKKTKLTDFDSNRTGGIVAINLREDDELIDAALISAEQDLLLVSRKAMSIRFTADDDTLRPMGRATSGVFGMRFNDGDELLAMEVVHDENAEILVATEGGYAKRTRIEEYPVQGRGGKGVLTARIVSTRGGLVGAVAVGPRDEIYAITSEGVVIRTKAAEVRRAQRQTMGVRLMNLADGVTVKAIARNADEPEEQE, encoded by the coding sequence ATGACCGACACGACCGACACGTCGGGGTTCGACCGGATCGAGCCGGTGGACATCCAGACGGAGATGCAGCGCAGCTACATCGACTACGCGATGTCGGTCATCGTGGGGCGGGCGCTGCCCGACGTGCGGGACGGCCTGAAGCCGGTGCACCGCAAGATCCTCTACGGCATGTACGACTCGGGCTTCCGACCCGACCGCAACTACGTCAAGTGCGGGCGCGTCGTCGGCGACGTGATGGGCAACTACCACCCGCACGGCGACTCGGCGCTCTACGACGCGCTCGTGCGCATGGCGCAGCCGTGGTCGATGCGGCACCCGCTCATCGACCCGCAGGGCAACTTCGGGTCGCCGGGCAACGACCCGGCCGCGGCCTACCGGTACACCGAGTGCCGGCTGCAGCAGCTGGCGATGGCGATGCTGCAGGACATCGACGAGGAGACCGTCGACTTCGTCCCGAACTACGCCGGGAACACCACCGAGCCGGTCATCCTGCCCGCCCGCTTCCCGAACCTGCTGGTGAACGGTTCCGAGGGCATCGCGGTCGGCATGGCCACCCGCATCCCGCCGCACAACCTGCGCGAGGTCGCCGCCGGCGTCACCTACGCCCTCGACCACCCGGACGCCGACGCCGCCGAGCTGCTCGAGAAGCTGATCGAGCTGATCCAGGGGCCGGACTTCCCGACCCACGGCCTGATCGTGGGCCGCGACGGCATCGAGGACGCCTACCGCACCGGCCGCGGCTCGATCCGAATGCGCGCCGTCGTCGAGGTCGAGGAGGAGAAGAACTCGACGATCCTGGTGGTCAAGGAACTGCCCTACCAGGTGAACCCGGACAACCTCCTCGAGTCCATCGCGGGCCTGGTGAAGGACGGCAAGCTCGCCGGCATCCGCAACATCCACAACGAGAGCTCCAGCCGCGTCGGCATGCGCATCGTGATCACGCTGTCGCGTGACGCGGTCGCGAAGGTCGTGCTGAACAACCTGTACAAGCACACCCAGCTGCAGACCACGTTCGGCGCCAACATGCTCGCCATCGTCGACGGCGTGCCCCGGACGCTGCGCATCGACCAGTTCGTGCAGCACTACGTCGACCACCAGATCGACGTCATCGTCCGGCGTACCCGGTACCGGCTGCGCAAGGCCGAGGAACGCGCCCACATCCTGCGTGCGCTGCTCAAGGCGCTGGACCAGCTCGACGCGGTCATCGCCCTCATCCGCAACGCGCCGTCGGCCGACGGCGCTCGCACGGGGCTCATGGAGCTGCTCGAGATCGACGAGCTGCAGGCGACCGCGATCCTCGACCTCCAGCTACGCCGGCTCGCCGCCCTCGAACGGCAGCGCATCATCGACGAGGCCGCCGAGATCGAGGCGAAGATCGCCGACTACAACGACATCTTGGCCAAGCCGGGCCGGCAGCGGCAGATCATCCGCGACGAGATGAACGAGGTCGTCGACAAGTACGGCGACGACCGGCGCACCGTGATCGTCCCCCACGACGGCGACGTCTCGATGGAAGACCTCATCGCCCGCGAGGACGTGGTCATCACCATCACCCGTACCGGTTACGCGAAGCGCACCAAGACCGACCTCTACCGCGCGCAGAAGCGCGGCGGCAAGGGCGTGCAGGGAGCGGGGCTGCGGCAGGACGACATCGTCGCGCACTTCTTCGTCACCTCGACCCACGACTGGATCCTGTTCTTCACGAACAAGGGCCGGGTCTACCGCGCCAAGGCCTACGAGCTGCCCGAGGCGAACCGCAACGCGCGGGGGCAGCACGTCGCGAATCTGCTCGCCTTCCAACCCGGCGAGGAGATCGCCGAGGTCATCACGCTCAAGAACTACGAGGCGGCCCCGTACCTGGTGCTGGCCACCAAGCACGGTCTGGTGAAGAAGACCAAGCTGACCGACTTCGACTCCAACCGCACCGGCGGGATCGTCGCCATCAACCTGCGCGAGGACGACGAGCTCATCGACGCCGCCCTCATCTCCGCCGAGCAGGATCTGCTGCTCGTCAGCCGCAAGGCGATGTCGATCCGCTTCACCGCCGACGACGACACCCTGCGCCCCATGGGCCGTGCCACGTCGGGGGTGTTCGGCATGCGTTTCAACGACGGTGACGAACTCCTCGCGATGGAGGTCGTCCACGACGAGAACGCCGAAATCTTGGTCGCCACTGAGGGTGGATACGCCAAGCGGACGCGGATCGAGGAGTATCCCGTCCAGGGTCGAGGCGGCAAGGGCGTGCTCACCGCGCGTATCGTGTCCACACGAGGTGGGCTCGTCGGCGCGGTTGCTGTCGGACCCAGGGACGAGATCTACGCCATCACCTCCGAGGGCGTGGTGATTCGGACCAAGGCAGCCGAGGTTCGCCGGGCACAGCGCCAGACCATGGGCGTGCGTCTGATGAACCTGGCCGACGGCGTGACCGTGAAGGCGATCGCTCGCAACGCGGACGAGCCGGAGGAGCAGGAGTAG
- a CDS encoding DUF721 domain-containing protein yields the protein MDDEPDAAAGAPQDETRVTPPGEPAQDGPAEIGPAGTDPAGTDPAGTDPAETDLARAALAGARETARGRPARRYDRDTRNRIRRDNLAGRNGSRNTGGYSGPGHDPARDPQRVGQLLGGLVDDQGWERPLAEARVFADWSTLVGEDVAAHATPQTLTAGELRIAAESTAWATQLRLLAATLLARLVAELGPDVVTKLIITGPVAPSWRHGGRSVRGARGPRDTYG from the coding sequence GTGGACGACGAACCCGACGCCGCGGCCGGCGCCCCACAGGACGAGACCCGGGTCACACCGCCGGGCGAGCCGGCTCAGGACGGTCCTGCCGAGATCGGCCCGGCCGGGACCGACCCTGCCGGGACCGACCCTGCCGGGACCGACCCTGCCGAGACCGACCTCGCACGGGCCGCGCTCGCCGGCGCCCGCGAGACGGCCCGCGGCCGGCCGGCCCGGCGCTACGACCGTGACACCCGCAACCGGATCCGGCGCGACAATCTCGCCGGGCGCAACGGGTCGCGCAACACCGGCGGCTACTCCGGTCCCGGCCACGACCCCGCCCGTGACCCGCAGCGGGTCGGCCAGCTGCTCGGTGGCCTCGTCGACGACCAGGGGTGGGAGCGCCCACTGGCCGAGGCCCGGGTCTTCGCCGACTGGTCCACGCTGGTCGGCGAGGACGTGGCGGCGCATGCCACGCCGCAGACGCTGACCGCCGGCGAGCTGCGGATCGCCGCCGAGTCGACGGCATGGGCCACGCAGCTGCGGCTGCTCGCCGCGACGCTGCTCGCGCGCCTCGTCGCCGAGCTGGGGCCCGACGTCGTCACCAAGCTGATCATCACCGGCCCGGTGGCACCCAGCTGGCGCCACGGCGGCCGGTCGGTGCGCGGCGCGCGTGGGCCGCGCGACACCTACGGCTGA